GACTGCGCCTGGGGGCCCTTCACCACAAAAAAGATCTTTGAACTTCGCAAAGAATTAACCTTAATCACGGCTTGTTACAATTTTGTGTCAGATGTTCCAAAACGCGCCCGACCGTCCTCCCCATATGTAGCGAGTAAATGTGCGTTCTCGCCAAACTAGCACCGCATGTTGTGTTTGGCGGCTTAGCCTCATCGCGCCATATTCGTGGTGCCACGACACTATGATTCCCGCCTGAAAGATTAGTGCAGCGGAGATTACGCAAGACCACTGGACAGAGACGGGACCATCAGGGGCGCCGCAGCCAGCGTCAAGCGACTTTGGAGTTTCGACACCGATGTGCGCATCGCACTCGTCGAGGCATCCGCGCGCGGCCTAGAAACGGCTTTTTATCGCCGGGCGTGATTGAGTTTTCTGATCCCGGCGGAACCGTTAGCGGGTCGCGATGATGCGCTTCTTCTTTTACCGCGTGGCAAAGGCAGGACATTCATCGCTTTTCGTACTATTTACCCGCCGAAAAGCACGGGGCGATCAGTGCGAAACGAAACCGACCCCTGTCGGGTTGAACCTGACCCTTCAGGCCGACAAAGGCGTTGGTAAAACTTTCCCGCCCGAAGAAACCGTGGATAGGCCAACCGAAAACGAACCACCTCATAGGGCTGTCGATCCGAATACATCCCGAGCGAGGACACACTGTTTGGGCTCAGCCTTGGATCCAGCCAAGATCGTCCCCGCTGGCTGAACTGTAGCTGCAATGCACCCCACACAACGAGCCCTAGTCGCAAAACGCTCAATCGATCGCTGAACTTTGTCGGCTGGAACACGCAACCCCACATCGGCATTTCAAACAACACCCGTGATGAAGCCACCAATGCCTCCTGCAGCCACGCATGGCTCAACCGATTTGCTCAAAAGCCAATTGGATTTCGACCTAAAAAGCTTGTTTCGACGCTCTGCCAGACGCCCCAACCGCAGCCTCTGAACACTCCGTTGCCCATTGGTGCAGAGTTCTCAGATATTCCATATGGTTGAAAGTGGTCGGAGCGAGAGGATTCGAACCTCCGACCCCCTGTACCCAAAACAGGTGCGCTACCAGGCTGCGCCACGCTCCGACGAAGCACTCTTTAGACGGGGCGTGGGGATTTGAAAACCCCTAACAAGGCCATTCCGCCGCAAGATTTGAAAATGTTGGGTGGCGCAGCGTTGTACCAGGTGTAATTCCCATCGCTTTCGCAAGACCGCCGTTAATTTCCAGCACATGCGTCAAATCCTCGCCTCCGAGAATCGGTGTTTCATCCAGAGGCTGCGCTGAGTGATGAATTTTCTGCACGCGCCCTGCGGCGTCAATAAAAAGCAAATCGAGCGGAATGAGCGTATTGCGCATCCAGAAAGACAGGAACTGTGGACGCTCATATACAAAAAGCATGCCGGAACTGCTGGGCATGCTTTCACGGTGCATCAGACCCTGCGCGCGTTCTTCCGTATCATCTGCGATCTCAACCGCAAAGCGCGCCTGCCCCCAGTCGCCTCTCAGATAGACCGTGTCGTCACGACACTCTTGCGCCGACACGCCTTGACCCAGAACACACAGGATCAAAGCCGCCCACCGCATCATATGTCAGATGCGTCCAATGCAGCTTCCCATGCAAAGACTTCGGCGGCCATGTGACCGCGTTTTCCTTGGATCACGCGCAACGCCAAAGCTTCCCCCGGTGCAAGATCGGAAAGACCTGATCGGCGCAAGACCTCCATATGCAGGAATATGTCATCGCGCCGCCCAAATACATTGGCGAACCCGAACCCTTTGCCCTTGTCGAACCATTTCACCCGTGCAGGTTCCAATGGTGCTGCGGCGACTGTTTCTGGATCAAGGGCCGCGATATCCGACAGGCCAACGGTCTCACCAGCCTCCGGCGGAGACAGCGCAACAACATGGGTTGCCTGCACACCTCTGTCAGTTTTCTGAACTTCGAGCTCAACCCGTGCGCCGTCTGCAACCGAACTCTGCCCGAAATTGCGCAGCACGTTGACGTGCAGTAAAATATCCGGCCCGCCAGCATCAGATACGACAAAGCCAAATCCTTTTACCGGGTCGAACCACTTAACCAGCCCTGACACGCGGGGAGATATTTCTTCGGTCTCACTCACAAGTAATCTTTCAGTCGTCGTAACATTTTCTAACATACTATCAGATGAATTAACGTTATTCTTCCAAGTTTACACAAAAAATTCAGTCGCCGTCGTCCGGTACAGAGCAAAACGCCCAAGCACAAGCTTCACAGGTCAGTGATAAGAGGGGATATTCCCGCCGGGGTTGAAGATTGCACGTCAAATACCTTACATTTCAATACAAGACGACCTTTGCACATAATAGTGTGCGCACACAAACACTGATTTCACTTCTTTTGTGGACGAAAAGCACCAATCAGGGGTTCAATCTGGAAATCTCCCATGGATCTGCAAGCGCACCACGCTGCCATCGAAACCGATCGTGAAGGCGAAAATCACCATCCGCCCAAAACTCGATTTCCAGCGGTTTGATCCGGAATCCACCCCAAAAAGGTGGACGTTTGGGGTTCGTCCCATGGGTCGCCGTCACCTTGGCCACTTCTGCAAGCAGAGCGTTTCTGCTGGACAGTGGCCGCGATTGCTTTGACGCCCAGGCGCCCAGGCGGCTTTTCAAAGAACGCGAAGCGAAATAGGCATCAGCGGCGTCACCATCTTCCCGGCTCACCAGGCCGCGCACCCGCACCTGACGTCGCAGGCTCTTCCAATGCATCACAAATGCGGCTTTTCCAGCCCCGTCAAGTTCACGTGCCTTGGCGCTTTCGTAATTGGTGTAAAATACAAATGCGTCCGCTTCGATCCCTTTCAGCAAAACCATCCGGACGTTGGGCAGACCCTCTGCATCAACCGTGCTGAGGGCAATCGCGTTGGGATCGTTTGGTTCTGTTTTCTCGGCCTCAGCCAACCAGCTTTGCGCAATCTGGAACGGATTCTCACCGGCGAATTTACCGTCTCGTTTGTCCATTGGGTCCTCACTTTAATTGGGTTCACCAATTGGCGGAAGTCTTCAAAAGGTCAAGTCCTGCGTGGGTCAACCACCAACCAGTCTTGATGGGACTTGCGCAATCGCCTAAAGGTCTGACAGATGCAAAACACCAAAAGCAATCCGAGGGACCTACATGGGAAATGATCTTCTGGCAGGCAAACGCGGCCTCATCATGGGCCTTGCCAATGACAAATCAATTGCCTGGGGGATTGCCAAAACCTGCGCGGACGCAGGGGCTGAGCTTGCTTTTTCATATCAAGGCGATGCTTTGAAAAAACGCGTCGGCCCCCTGGCTGCGCAATTGGGCAGCGACATTGTTCTGCCCTGCGATGT
This genomic interval from Paracoccaceae bacterium contains the following:
- a CDS encoding DUF192 domain-containing protein — translated: MMRWAALILCVLGQGVSAQECRDDTVYLRGDWGQARFAVEIADDTEERAQGLMHRESMPSSSGMLFVYERPQFLSFWMRNTLIPLDLLFIDAAGRVQKIHHSAQPLDETPILGGEDLTHVLEINGGLAKAMGITPGTTLRHPTFSNLAAEWPC
- a CDS encoding cold shock domain-containing protein produces the protein MSETEEISPRVSGLVKWFDPVKGFGFVVSDAGGPDILLHVNVLRNFGQSSVADGARVELEVQKTDRGVQATHVVALSPPEAGETVGLSDIAALDPETVAAAPLEPARVKWFDKGKGFGFANVFGRRDDIFLHMEVLRRSGLSDLAPGEALALRVIQGKRGHMAAEVFAWEAALDASDI
- the pdxH gene encoding pyridoxamine 5'-phosphate oxidase, producing MDKRDGKFAGENPFQIAQSWLAEAEKTEPNDPNAIALSTVDAEGLPNVRMVLLKGIEADAFVFYTNYESAKARELDGAGKAAFVMHWKSLRRQVRVRGLVSREDGDAADAYFASRSLKSRLGAWASKQSRPLSSRNALLAEVAKVTATHGTNPKRPPFWGGFRIKPLEIEFWADGDFRLHDRFRWQRGALADPWEISRLNP